The Glycine soja cultivar W05 chromosome 9, ASM419377v2, whole genome shotgun sequence sequence ttcattatatatatttcacatTATGTGTTTTAacattatatgttttattatgtcaatttcactttattcttaattactcttataatatttatgcataatactttcttttaCTTTCACGTAACTCAATTTTAGTTGAGTGATCAtactctaattttaaaatatttccttataaatatatggataaatataaattatcttaatttatacataattttttttaactcatttaactgtcaatgatataaaatatcattaagaattatatttttaatttttatttatcaatcaaattatttatttaaatatttttaaaaattatttataaatccgTGGATCGTGCGGGTCTATGTCTAGTTAGAGATAAATGCAGTAACTCTATACGAGATATTGACAAACCTTTATAATGGTGGTTATTGATGcgctattttattttcaatatatgtCCTTGAGCTAAACAAGGAACCCACATAGTAACTATCTTAAGTTAATTTACGATAATTCGTTGATCATTCAGCTCCTGCTTTGAGCACCACATAGTAACTATCTTAAGTTAATTTAGTACTAGCTCCCTCCTGTTCTATTATCTCCGCAAAATCTTTATCATTTTCCAGGGTCATCAATTTTTCTGTTTTCCTAAACAAGCAGCACCAGCACATGGATTATTAGTTGTTTCCTGGGCAGAAAAGCTTGGATTATTACTACTATTGTATTGCCCCAAAATTCACCACAGAAATAGAACAAAGATTTATCCACACAGTTTCAATGAATAGTAAATAGTTGTTGTCTTACCCGTGGGCTATTAtttcctcctttccaattcatttccatttattaaatttaaattgggaATTTGGATCTCGGGCTTCCAAGTCCATCTGTATTACTGTAAAAAATTTGGGATGATAATCTATGATATAAATATTAGTCAGTCATAATTGTCACAGATCTAATTAAACCTATTAACTTTGCATTAAGGCAACTTTCTATTTATTTGGTTTGAAGATTTTAAACCTATGCTTCTTCCATTGCAAGGtcctaatttcattttatccaaaacaaaagtgagaaaatcaTTGGTTCTTTAATTTCTCCAAATAGGGTTATAGATAATAAGCCGTACCATACGTCAATAGTATGAGAGCAAACTTTTGCTATAGGAGTAGGCCAGTATTATTCAAATTAAAGGAAAATGTAAACCTTGATGTTAAGTCAATGGTTATTTTCCACCACCTTGCATTCGCAGACAAGGTTCCTTGTGTGATTTCGGCCTTGACAcctccaaattttaatttcctatgtatatttattaatgaaatatatttaaaatttgttccaaaaatattttttttgttttttaatatttaacgtAACTACACATCTAGATAGATGATCAGTTTAACTGGAAAAACTTGCATCATCACTTGATCCACGCTCAATGAGAGATACATATACAAGAtgttattcttatttaattatataatataatatatggaTAAAATTCGATCTCGTGTCAGGCTAAGTTCCATTGAGTAGTGATCACCATGGACCAAGACttgaattttttatgtttctcttttatatttgactttttctctatattagtattaattattatatcactcattttattttgttgcctctcttcttttcctatctctctcttatttataaaaaaaaatggtgtataaaaatatggaaaaatACAATTACTCTACTAGTACTAGCCCTCCTTAAACATAGAAGGTACGTAACGatacaaattgaaaacaaaacaaaaataactatattttattgaaattatttatagaattaacagttttctttcaatttcatgcatataactaatttatttaaattaataacatattttaagttttaactaatTTCTGATTTAATATTTACgttctttcataatttttttgtcatatagGGAGCACCCTTTAATTTCTCCTTTTCTAGAACAAGGGGAGAAAATCAagtttataaatgaaaataatcctcactttttttactttatcaggatcaagaaaataattttccatttatctttataaatatttaaatattttcacatTGATAAATGAAGAGAAAATGTGAGAAAAATGTTCATGATGTACGAAATTTCTCATTCagatgaacattttttttttacagttgcCCAAGTAAGATAACAAAAATGGAGAGGGAATATTTTCAAGGCAAAGAAACTATGATACAAAAATGTGTCAAGTTTAGTCTACGTCTATATATGTCAGTTTTATCTTCATGTGATTAACACCTATTCAAGCGAGAAGAGGTATCTAAGAACACATCTTCTCTGCAAGGAATTGTGAGACCACCCATTGGATGATCATACCCGAATTCTTCCTCAGCTTTACTCAACAAATCTTGAAATGAAGGCTGGTTCAAGTATGATAAGGGGATCACGAACTGCTTCATTTTCTCTCCAACATAGATTGCAAGGTAGCCCTTTGGCACATTCAAGGCTTTTGAAGATGCTTGGATTGCAGCAAGGGATGCCTTTCTGATACCAGGTAAACGAAAACCCATTGTTAATTATATGTACTGTTGATACTTGGGAAGAGAAAGTTAACAAAAGAGACTTATAAATAAGATGCAAGTTTTTGAACTTGGAAGGCTGAATGATTTGTGTTGGTCCCGAGTGCTAGTCATGACCGGCCCATCTTATTAAGAGACCTAAAgcgaattttaaaatgaaatcttttttggtctaacaatttttttaacaaaaaattatattttattaaatatttttattgaaaatttatttttcaagctTTTAAAGATGTaaagttatttattaatttattataatcgattttctttaatatttttcttgagACATTGTTAATcttaaaaaagatttaattaattttaattttgaaaaatttcttTCCGTCAAAGCAACATTTACTAGaattattaacattattctATTGCTTTATATACTTCTTTGAGTTGAGATATTCACCGCAATGTTCTCTGAACTCTAAAACTGataaatgtaaaacaaaaatattttagaatttcaaaaaattatacaaaaataataccAGAACTGAATTATAAAAACTACAATCGTatttcaaaaagcaaaaagatcataaagaattcaaataatttagtcaaatggataaaaaaattattaaaataacatgtGTAATACCTTACATGTGAATCGGAACAAGAGCATCAAAGTCAAGCCACAAATCAAAAGCAAAACAAggaatattgaaaagaaaaaaaaccaataaacATACTTAATCAAATAAGAATAAAAGGAATATTTGCACGAACAAAGGGCCATGGAGAGTATAAATGAGAATTAGAGTGATATTTGAGCTAATTTGGGAGAGAATAAAAAGTGACTTTTGGATTACTTTCGATAattagagaaaataagaaaaaatatttcagattaattttaatgaaaattgatatattCATATTGAGAGACCTTTGATTTAGTCAATCAAGTCAgtgagtaattaattttaagtaaaaattaaacaatgaaattatgggtcttattgaaaattaaaactatatttcttctatattatttttatgggtattataaaaaaatatgagtcttataattattaatatttttttagacctAATTTTTTTGGAAGCCTAAAGCAAAGGTATTAGTTGTTTTAACCTTGGGCCGGCCCTGGTGCTAGCAGCCACTAATATATATAGATGAAAGAAGGTGCAAGAAATGGGTCACTACATGAATGATTGAGGGGCCGGGTGGACCAATATGGTGATGCCTTACAAGACTTTCTTAGGAATCAATATATGTGACATGTTATAGTAGATAGATAGTACAAGTTCCACCTTCCACCAAAGCGAATCCACTTGAAAAAAGTAGACGTAAGATCTCAAATCTCAGGAATATAATGGTCTATATGATCTCTCGCTATCCGTCGCCGAATAATTCATCAGCCAGAATTTAAAATCTAGCTGTACTTCAACTTTATATAGGCCACGTGAAGGAAACATGTCCAAAGCATGTTTACAAAAATATGGAAAACAAATTAATGCATGTCCATAGGTTCTCACTTAGGCACGTCTCATTTGGTTACATGCATGGGGAGGCTGTGTATGTTGGTCATTGTTTGATATGGTGGGGTTACACAGTACTAATTTATGCTTGCTTGATAGAAGTACTGAAGACAACACCACGTGATATCTCATATGTACACCCTCCTTCCTTTAACAGTCACTTTCTCTGGGAATTTGGTTCTAGAGAATCTTAAAAGCTATATATACACTATCTTTTGCCTTCACTAACAACCCAAGCCATTGGCATCCTCAAGCATCAACATATAGGCTCATTCTCTGTAAATTTGGCATTGGCCTTCTTCCATCAAACAAGCACAAAAAATGGGTTTCCATTTACCTGCTATTCGAAGGGCATCATTCGCAGCTTCAAAATCTGTACAAGTCCCAAAGGGATATCTTGCAGTTTATGTTGGAGAGAAACAGAAGCGGTTTGTGATCCCCATATCATACTTGAACCAACCTTCATTCCAAGAGTTGTTGAGTCAAGCTGAGGAAGAGTTTGGATACGATCATCCCATGGGAGGCCTCACAATTCCTTGCAGTGAAAATGTCTTCCAAAGTACAATAAATCTATAACCTTAGCTAGGAGACTCACATAGATTTAGTAGAGACATTTTGTACAATAGGCATCTTCTCAAACATGTAACAATTGTTACAAATTTTTGAGTAATGACAACGAATTCAATTGCTCATACTTctgtttatcaattataatgTTCACTTCTCCTTGCAATTAGAACCATAGACAGTATTAGAAGGTTGcttattgaaaaagaaaaagttgattGTTCTAATAAATTCCACAGCATAATAGACCAGTGCTTCACAGGCAGGGCAGGGCAGAGCTAAATAATACTATTTTGCTAGGGCCAAAGACAAGCGTCAATTTATTTGGGACGGGTTtgaaagaattttatggtttatatatacacacacatacatgtaaaattaaaattcatggcCTCAATCATATACAAGATGCTTCCCCTGCCAGCTGCCAAGGCAGTTATAATGGACTTAATATGAAGATTTATTGTTCCTATTAATTTCAAAGGATAACATCCATGGctaaagaaattttatattcatttgacatatttaatttatctatataaaaaattagcaaTAATCCATACCTTTTAAATTACCAACATTCATTGATCAGTGAAGTATTTATGAAAACAATCAAGTCTGGTTTTTCTTACAGCAAGCAACCTTGCTCGTAGTGAACAAtgtaacaaataaagaaaaagaacagaAGAGCCACTTGAGTTGTTGAATTCATTATCATTCACTCATTGTATATGGTACAAAATGTCTATACAAATCTATGTCAGTCTCCTGGAGTTTGAGATTTACAACCCACTCAATCTATAAGTTATATGCCAGAAAACATCTTCACTGAAAGGTATTGTAAGACCACCTGTGGGATGATCGTATCCAAACTCTTCCTCAGCTTGACTCAACAACTCTTGGAAAGAAGGTTTGTTCAAGTATGATACAGGGATCAGAAACTGCTTCATTTTCTCCCCAGCATAGACGGCAAGATAGCCCTTTGGCAAGTCGACAGCAGTTGAGATGCTTGGTTTGCAGCAGATGATGCCTTCCCAATACCTAATACATGAAAACCCATTGTTGTATAGTATGTGTTGGGTTGGGAGTACTTGAGAAGGTAACTTGGAAGTGGAGGTTTTCGAATTTTGAATGCTTCACGATGTGAATGATTTCTGTTGGTCCTAAATGCTTGTAGCcatgaatatatatagataacAGGATACGAAGAAACCATTGGCTTCAAGAATTATCTGTGAAGGAGGGCTATGAGATAGGACTAGGGACCAACTGAGAGACAAGGCCATATGGAGTTGTCATAGAGGACTTTCTCAAGAATCAACGTAACAAGTTAAGAGTAATTAAGATAACATGTCCCACCTTATGGAGTGACGGCCAACAGATTTCCccacttgaaaagaaaaatatatctacgaaaatgaaaatataattggaCCATGTAGACAATTATTAAGGAAGTACGAAAATTTCAAGCTAAGTTTTTTAGAATTTTCCGTACATAAAAAATGTGGTTGATAGTGCCTCCTGATTATGTGTCCAATGTTGGTTCTCTTAATTTCTGAACACTATTTCAGAGAGTTATCAGTCTGGTCTGCTTAGGATTTCCTGGTTGTAACTGTCACTATGATATTAGTCAGTACATGgtagaatttatatatatatatatagcactaTCATCTTATTTAAAGAAGCATGTGAGATGTCTAAAGCATGTACACCATTGGATTAGCTATATCACAATGCACGAACAAACATTAGGTTCTGAGGTGCGTAATTTGTTTGCCATTACCTAAGAAGGTGGGGTATGCACTCCCATTGAACTTCCTAATCCTTCAAACAGATCTCTGAGACAATACCATGTGATCCTTGTCCCTCAGTAGACCCCATCATGGCCACGTCAAAATGTAATTCATTGTGGAATTGGATTGCAGAGGCAATTAGCAACTATATATACACTATTTCTTGGGTTATCAGGGAACACAAGCATTCCTCAAGTATCggaattcaaatatttctttctttcatattCAAGTACTTTGTACTATTTGTTGTGAGGAGCAAGAGAAAACAATGGGTTTCCGCATACCTGCTATTGTCACGCAAGCATCGTTTTCTACAACCCAAGCAGCCTCCAAGAGGGTTGAAGTACAAAAAGGATATCTTGCGGTCTATGTTGGAGATAAGATGAGGCGGTTCATGATTCCAGTATCATACTTGAACAAACCTTCATTTCAAGAATTACTTAGTCAAGCAGAAGAAGAATTTGGATATGATCATCCAACAGGTGGTCTCACAATTCCATGCAAGGAAGATGAGTTCCTAAGCACCATCGCTAACTTGAATGAGCTGTAAATCTTGCTAATGGAGTCTGAGATAGATTAGCAGGGGCAAATTTGTACAGAAGGCACATTCTTTTATTGTAAAGATTTTCCATTTTCTAGTATAATTCCATTCGAAGTTGAAATGTGCTCCCTGAATGAGAATACAACACTTTAAACACTTTTCTTTTGTGGAATCAAAaccaattttaatttcattatcaaATTCCAGTTGATATATATCAGGCTATCAGCATATATTAGAGATTAAGTGCAGCAATTCTATACGAGATATTGATAAACCTTTATAATGGTTGTTACTGATGCACTGTTGTAATTTCAGTCTGAAACAGCTTTAGCTAGTTGTtgctataattttcaataattctTTGATCATTCAGCTCCTGCTTTGAGCACCACATCGTAACTGCCTTAAGTTAATTTAGTACTCCCTCCTTTTCTATCATCACTTCAAAAACATTATCTTTTTCCAAGGGTCAacaattttttctgtttttcctaAACAAGAAGCACCAGCACATGGATTATTAGTTGGTTCTATGCCAGAAAAgcatagattattattattattgcaaaTTTTGGTTATCCATGGCCTATTATTTCTCCCattcaaatttatttctttttattaaatttaaattgagaaTTTGGAGATCTATATATCTTCCATGCCCAGCTGTATACATATTTTGGGATGATAATTTAAGATATAAATTTTAGTCATGCATAGTTGTTACAAAACTAGACCTATAAAGgcaactttttctttatttggttTGAAGATCTAGACCTAGACCTATTAGCCACTCATAATCTATGCTCTTGCATTGTAAGTCATTGTTTCATTTTATCTAAAAGACAAAAGTTATAGAGAAGCATTGGTTCTTTGACTTCTACAGATATATATAGACATAGAGGGTTAAAGGGGCCATACCATACCATACAGTCAATGGTATAAGAGAAATCTTTTGCTATAGGAGTAGGCCATTGTTACTCAAGGGAAAAAGTAAACCTAAATGTTAAGTCCATTGTTATTTTGCAGGCAAATTTCCCAAAAGGGGTTTATTTTACAAACTATTTTCGTAAATGGGGTTCTTTTCAAACTATTTCCTATATGGTGTTATTTTTTACGTAAAAGCCATGCAAATCGCAGAAGGCATTGGCGAGTTCGGACTGGGGGTGACATGTGGCACTGGTCTCGCCAGTACCACCAGCGATTTGAGCTCCATGAGACTCGCTAGTTGAACTGGCGAGTTGAGCAGGCTGGGAATTGCCAACTCTACTGGCGAGTTGTGCAGCAGATTGGGAGTGCTTTATAATGCCATTAATTAAGGAGCTTGAGGAATATATACAcggaatattttttaatgaattatgtttttaaccTGTTATTAATTTATCCAGCATCATTAACTAACTAAtctgaatatataaaatattaaaaacatatgttGACAGTGTCATGACATTCCTTTTAATAATCTCTGCCAACAATGTCTacttttaaggactaaaaacatttttttttaaattacaagaattaaaattattttaaattttaggaattaaaaacataattaaatcaaattcaaagcaTAAATAAGGATAGagctaataattatttttaaattctctgaaaaatagttaaaaaatacaataatggtTATTAATGAGTATACAAGAGTCAACCAaacactgtaaaaaaaaataaaatgaagtgaAGTGGCAGGCACCTCTCACTTGCGTcccaactttttttaatattaatattgtaattatgatcaaaaaggaaaaaatgacaaaaaaatatttctttaaattattccatgattattttaaaaggaatttattaaaaaccaaattGCATTTCAAAATGATATGAAAGGTGCAGGTTCTTCTTGTTTGTTCTGATCAAAAGATTCacaataaaaaagagaagataatGAGCCACGCCGCATTGTATCTCTGCTGCCAACGAGAGATTCCTGAGACAAAAACGGTAGTGCAAGGACACGCCATATATTaggatattattaataaaaaatatccaaagGTTTTAGCCAGCACAACTCGTCAATAGAGTTGGCAATTCCCAACCTGCTCAACTCGCCAGTCCCACTGGCGAGTCCCATGAAGCTCAAATCGCTGGTGGTACTGGCGAGACCAATGCCACGTGTCACCCTCAGCCCGAACTCGCCAATGCTTTCTGCGATTTGTATAGCTTTTACGTAAAAAATGACATCATACAGGAAATAGTTTAGAAAGAGTCTCATTTacggaaatagtttgtaaaacaAACCCCTTTTGGGAAATTTGCCTTATTTTGCACATTCCTAGGCAGGGAAGGGGTACCTCATGGGTGATTTTGGTCTTGACAccgtaaaattttaattttatgggtatatttattaataaaatatattttaaatttgtcccaaataAATTTATCTCTCTCCTTAATCCtaggaaaaataattttgctcTACCCATGCTAGGAATCACATGTCCTgttcttgcttttaaatttatcaGAACAAAGTCTCGGTTTTTTACACCAAACA is a genomic window containing:
- the LOC114424994 gene encoding auxin-induced protein X10A-like, producing the protein MGFRLPGIRKASLAAIQASSKALNVPKGYLAIYVGEKMKQFVIPLSYLNQPSFQDLLSKAEEEFGYDHPMGGLTIPCREDVFLDTSSRLNRC
- the LOC114424991 gene encoding auxin-induced protein 10A5-like, with translation MGFRIPAIVTQASFSTTQAASKRVEVQKGYLAVYVGDKMRRFMIPVSYLNKPSFQELLSQAEEEFGYDHPTGGLTIPCKEDEFLSTIANLNEL